One part of the Rutidosis leptorrhynchoides isolate AG116_Rl617_1_P2 chromosome 1, CSIRO_AGI_Rlap_v1, whole genome shotgun sequence genome encodes these proteins:
- the LOC139847636 gene encoding uncharacterized protein, translated as MLLLLEDFELMNKYPWGSFLWTKLYNSLHHVLVPYKERVADKTRKGVMTYHLSGFTWAFKMWIWETYKHRIEAYAFKPESEGIPRGIHWKRKKKVMGWNEYVELMQLPDDIPDEERPLNRLRPTKTEVKCEWWVASVNYFKNPDAKVPVKKVDDPKKFDDETKKELTDMIKNLTKRLDDQENKHAKEIKEMSDRVEAGIRVTRETLKIVQSLYVSRGVHKTSILKLHSMIQNLQQHICQQEQDDGGFIGGYVSDVEVQTTKKDMFDNMKVASPVYVRRSKRDRRVARARMSPFVTSSQMIKKGAKRKPDMPEKEILIKQQKTGRLSAPESGRP; from the exons ATGCTTCTTTTATTAGAGGACTTTGAGTTGATGAACAAGTATCCGTGGGGTTCTTTCTTATGGACCAAACTTTACAATAGTTTGCATCACGTGTTAGTACCTTATAAAGAGAGGGTAGCAGATAAAACCCGGAAGGGGGTAATGACATACCATTTGAGCGGCTTCACTTGGGCGTTTAAG ATGTGGATATGGGAGACATACAAACACCGAATAGAAGCATATGCTTTCAAGCCGGAAAGTGAAGGCATACCTCGTGGAATCCACTGGAAACGGAAGAAGAAAGTCATGGGCTGGAATGAGTACGTTGAGTTGATGCAACTCCCG GATGATATCCCGGACGAAGAACGACCTCTCAATCGTTTGAGGCCCACCAAGACAGAGGTTAAGTGTGAGTGGTGGGTTGCTAGTGTAAACTATTTCAAGAACCCCGATGCTAAAGTACCGGTGAAGAAAGTTGATGATCCGAAGAAATTTGATGATGAGACGAAGAAGGAGTTGACGGATATGATTAAGAATTTGACAAAGAGATTAGATGACCAGGAAAACAAACATGCCAAGGAGATTAAGGAGATGAGTGATCGGGTTGAGGCTGGCATCCGTGTTACACGTGAGACACTAAAGATAGTGCAGAGTTTATATGTTTCTAGAGGCGTCCACAAGACAAGTATTTTAAAACTCCATTCTATGATACAAAACCTACAACAACATATCTGTCAACAAGAGCAG GATGATGGTGGTTTCATTGGTGGATATGTGTCAGATGTTGAAGTTCAGACAACCAAGAAAGATATGTTTGATAATATGAAGGTTGCTTCACCGGTTTATGTGAGGAGAAGCAAAAGGGACCGTCGGGTTGCACGGGCAAGGATGTCTCCCTTCGTTACATCATCACAAATGATCAAAAAGGGTGCTAAAAGAAAGCCTGACATGCCAGAGAAAGAAATCCTGATAAAACAACAGAAGACGGGGAGATTGAGTGCTCCG GAATCTGGACGGCCCTAA
- the LOC139847641 gene encoding uncharacterized protein yields MTIYETSDLVKLNQTFENKEDFLMQLRTKCVTEGFQIKPKYSDKSRYTATCISPNCSWQITARCIQDSNNFQVRKLNDLHTCSNTQILPNNKHATKKVLGNILKEVMKQEGRVYQPNDIRTDMSTGFKISLSYHQAWKAKCYAIEMLRGSLEDAFQILPNYLYNLRLSNPGSVTNIQTDNKGRFVMSYMSIGAATRSFVNYARPVIIVDGAHLKSRYLGTNLIAVAMDANNGILPLAYGIGAGETTDHWTWFFGNLRDSLQSSGCCIVNLTIISDRA; encoded by the exons ATGACAATATATGAAACCTCAGATCTAGTTAAATTGAATCAGACTTTCGAAAACAAGGAAGATTTTCTTATGCAATTACGTACAAAGTGTGTTACTGAAGGGTTCCAGATAAAACCAAAGTACTCAGACAAGTCAAGGTATACAGCTACATGCATATCACCAAATTGTTCATGGCAAATTACTGCTAGGTGTATACAAGATAGCAACAACTTTCAAGTACGGAAGTTGAATGATCTACACACGTGCTCaaatacccaaattcttccgaacaATAAGCATGCCACCAAGAAGGTCCTAGGGAATATACTGAAAGAGGTGATGAAACAAGAAGGTCGTGTCTATCAACCGAATGATATAAGGACTGATATGTCGACGGGATTTAAAATAAGTCTATCATACCACCAAGCATGGAAAGCCAAATGTTACGCAATTGAGATGTTGAGGGGTAGTCTTGAAGATGCCTTTCAAATACTACCTAATTATCTATATAATCTTAGATTGTCTAACCCAGGTAGTGTAACCAACATTCAAACGGACAACAAAGGCAGATTTGTTATGAGTTACATGTCCATTGGTGCAGCG ACACGTTCGTTTGTTAACTATGCACGACCAGTAATCATAGTCGATGGGGCTCATTTAAAAAGTCGTTACTTGGGGACTAACTTGATTGCTGTGGCTATGGATGCTAATAATGGAATCCTTCCATTAGCCTACGGTATTGGAGCAGGAGAGACCACCGATCATTGGACATGGTTTTTTGGTAATCTAAGAGACTCTCTACAGTCTTCGGGGTGTTGTATTGTTAATCTTACCATTATATCTGACAgggcatga